In Homalodisca vitripennis isolate AUS2020 unplaced genomic scaffold, UT_GWSS_2.1 ScUCBcl_3997;HRSCAF=9868, whole genome shotgun sequence, the following proteins share a genomic window:
- the LOC124372791 gene encoding LOW QUALITY PROTEIN: ATP-binding cassette sub-family F member 2-like (The sequence of the model RefSeq protein was modified relative to this genomic sequence to represent the inferred CDS: deleted 1 base in 1 codon), with protein MPSDAKKKQAQKKKDAAKARQSGKKPTNTRTENGDKESSPSDMNGTQEENGSIEISAEEALCQKLEADAKLNAEARSCTGSLAVHPRSRDVKIDTFSITFHGCELLQDTLLELNCGRRYGLLGLNGSGKSTLLAVLGNREVPIPDHIDIFHLTREMPASDKSALQCVMEVDQERVRLEKLADELVACEDDESQEQLMDVYERLDDMSADTAEARAAYILHGLGFTKEMQNKKTKDFSGGWRMRIALARALYVKPHLLLLDEPTNHLDLDACVWLEEELKTYKRILVIISHSQDFLNGVCTNIIHLNKKRLKYYTGNYDAFVRTRLELLENQMKQYNWEQDQIAHMKNYIARFGHGSAKLARQAQSKEKTLAKMVAQGLTEKVTNDKIVTFYFPSCGTIPPPVIMVQNVSFRYTDNTPWIYKNLEFGIDLDTRLALVGPNGAGKSTLLKLLYGDLIPSEGMIRKNSHLRIARYHQHLHELLDLDISPLDYMLKSFPEVKEREEMRKIIGRYGLTGRQQVCPIRQLSDGQRCRVVFAYLAWQCPHLLLLDEPTNHLDMETIDALADAIAEFEGGMVLVSHDFRLISQVAEEIWVCEKGTVTKWQGGIQEYKEHLKQKILKNAAKEAAKKK; from the exons ATGCCGTCTGATGCAAAG AAAAAACAAGCTCAAAAGAAAAAGGATGCAGCTAAAGCACGACAAAGTGGTAAAAAACCGACAAACACCAGAACGGAAAACGGTGACAAAGAATCCAGCCCTAGTGATATGAATGGAACTCAAGAAGAAAACGGATCTATTGAAATAAGTGCAGAAG AGGCTCTTTGTCAAAAACTGGAAGCTGATGCAAAATTAAATGCTGAAGCACGTTCTTGTACTGGAAGTTTAGCTGTTCATCCTCGTTCAAGAGATGTTAAAATTGACACTTTTTCGATAACATTTCATGGCTGTGAATTACTTCAGGATACTTTACTGGAATTGAATTGTGGCCGGCGGTATGGTCTTCTTGGACTTAATGGAagtg GTAAATCTACATTGTTAGCAGTATTGGGTAATCGTGAAGTTCCTATCCCAGATCATATTGATATATTTCACTTGACTCGTGAAATGCCTGCCTCGGATAAATCTGCGTTGCAGTGCGTTATGGAGGTTGATCAAGAAAGAGTTAGATTGGAGAAGTTGGCAGATGAATTAGTTGCCTGTGAAGATGATG AATCTCAGGAACAGCTGATGGATGTGTACGAGAGATTGGATGACATGAGTGCAGACACTGCAGAAGCCAGGGCAGCCTATATCCTACATGGTCTGGGCTTCACCAAAGAAATGCAAAACAAGAAAACCAAGGACTTTTCAG GAGGTTGGCGTATGAGGATTGCTCTAGCAAGAGCCTTGTATGTGAAACCTCACCTTCTCCTATTGGATGAGCCGACTAACCATCTGGATTTGGATGCTTGTGTGTGGCTTGAAGAGGAACTCAAAAc GTACAAAAGGATATTGGTTATAATTTCCCATTCTCAAGATTTCCTGAATGGTGTGTGCACTAACATCATTCACTTAAATAAGAAGAGGTTGAAGTATTATACA GGTAACTACGACGCCTTCGTACGGACTCGGCTGGAACTGCTGGAAAATCAGATGAAACAATACAACTGGGAACAAGATCAGATTGCTCATATGAAG AATTACATAGCACGGTTCGGTCACGGCAGTGCTAAACTAGCAAGGCAAGCTCAAAGTAAGGAAAAGACGCTCGCAAAAATGGTTGCACAAGGATTGACGGAAAAAGTCACCAATGACAAAATTGTTACGTTTTATTTCCCATCGTGTGGGACGATTCCTCCTCCTGTGATCATGGTCCAG AATGTAAGTTTTCGATATACAGACAATACTCCTTGGATATACAAAAATCTAGAGTTTGGAATTGACTTGGATACAAGACTGGCTCTTGTAGGACCGAATGGAGCGGGAAAGAGTACACTGCTGAAGCTGCTGTATGGAGAT TTAATTCCTTCAGAAGGTATGATTCGGAAGAACTCGCACTTGAGAATTGCGAGGTATCATCAACATCTCCACGAACTGTTGGACCTGGACATTTCACCTTTAGACTACATGCTTAAGTCTTTCCCTGAAGTTAAGGAGCGTGAGGAGATGAGAAAAATCATTGGAAGATACGGTCTAACTGGTAGACAACAG GTCTGCCCTATACGGCAGTTGAGTGACGGCCAGCGTTGCCGGGTGGTGTTTGCGTATCTGGCCTGGCAGTGCCCTCACCTGCTATTGTTGGACGAGCCTACCAACCATCTGGACATGGAGACCATTGATGCCCTTGCAGACGCTATCGCCGAGTTCGAAGGTGGCATGGTGCTGGTTAGCCATGACTTCCGTCTCATCAGCCAA gTGGCTGAAGAAATTTGGGTGTGCGAAAAAGGAACAGTTACAAAATGGCAGGGAGGAATCCAAGAATACAAGGAACATTTGAAAcagaaaattcttaaaaatgcAGCAAAAGAAGCAGCAAAAAAGAAATAA